The following DNA comes from Alienimonas californiensis.
TTCTCGTCGGGGATGAAGTCGTCCGGTCGCTTCCGCCAGGTCAGCAGCAGGGCGGCGACGTGCTTGCACCGGCCCTCGGCGTCCGGCTCCGTGCCGCCGCCCACCGGGCAGGTGCAGGCCGACGCCGTCACCCGTCCGTCCGCGACCGTCGCCGCGACCCGGTAGAAGGGGGCGTAGGTCCCCGTGCACCGGGCCGCGACCCGCACCCCGCCGCTCACGTCGTAGACCCGTCCGCCGCTGATCGCCCGGTCGCCGGCCAGCGCCTTG
Coding sequences within:
- a CDS encoding SWIM zinc finger family protein; the encoded protein is MSSSPLTAEAVRDWVGGTYYDRGKALAGDRAISGGRVYDVSGGVRVAARCTGTYAPFYRVAATVADGRVTASACTCPVGGGTEPDAEGRCKHVAALLLTWRKRPDDFIPDENPRVTLARRFKEELAEMVLALLNRSAQTDEEAWEHDPEEYDPDAADWYLAPDPAPPKA